ACTTTCTTAACCAATCGAATACTAGTTCCTCACCCTCAGATGTCAACCTTTCACAAACAACATAGCCACGTTAACAAAGTCACAATCAGCCCACTACGGCACGTAGTGCTATGCCAGCTTGACCAATAATTCCACCAGTTTGTAATGAAAGCTACAATAATTCCCTAATACTGTCATACATGATAATACATACCAAAAGAAATTCATACCAGAAATAATCATGGATCCCATGCACACGTTATTGAACCTTTTGATTGATATTGAACTAAACTGTTTAATAATTCTTCATAAGTTTGGCTGTGATAGAGAGACATGATCTGTAACACCACCATGTGACATGAACATATGGGAAGCCAAATCAACAACGCTCTCTACCAGAACAAGTAAATAAACACTCTTCATGTAATTACAGATATAAAACTACAACTAACTTGATCAATTCATGTTGGAACGACTCcgaaataaatattaaaaaataacaCAAGTAAATGAATTCGAgtagagaaaaataaagaacagCAAGCAAACTTCATTGCCCGATTGATTTAGAGAGGAAACCATATCGGGTTCTCAGATTGTAGTGGCCAGTATAGCATATGCAGAGTCTCTTCAGTCTCAACGTCCCTTTGGGTTCATGATCTGTGAGAACACAGCACTTGGTGTCAGTCCATCAGAATCGTCACTAGCCAGGCTGCGACCACCTATGCTCATGCTGATGCCACTGCTCCTCGAGTCTGTTACATTGCCATCGAACCCTGGTGATGCATCCAGGTCCTTCTTCCCTTTACAGGCCATGAAGGGCTCTTCCTCCATGTCCATTCCAATACCCTTGCCAGTCTCTTCTGCACTCTCCTGTAGCTGCAATGCAAACTCCAGGTTCCAGAGAACATCTCCCATTGATGGCCTGTCAATGCTCTGGTCTGACACACACTTCATTGCTGTCTCTGCAAACTTTCTGAAACATTCAGGTGTGATCTTCCCCTTGAGATAAGGATCGAGGATCTGATCAAGCATGCCTTTCTTGTGGCAATGTGCAGCCCACTCTGCTAAGCTCACTTGCTCCTTTGGAAGCGTGGGGTTCAAGGCTGGGCGAGCACATAAGATCTCAAAAAGGACAACTCCGAACGAATACACGTCAGACTTATCAGTCAGCTGTTGCCGCCTAAAGTACTCCGGATCCAGATACCCAAAGCTACCTTTGACAACAGTGCTGACATGAGTGTTATCCAATGTAGGACCTGTTTTGGACAAGCCGAAGTCTGAGACCTTTGCAACCCACTTTTCATCTAACAGAATGTTAGTTGTCTTAACATCTCTGTGGATGATTGTGTGCTTGGCACCAGTATGAAGGTAGTGTAAACCACGAGCAGCTCCAATGCAAATCTCAAGCCTTTGCTTCCAGGGGAGTGGCGGCTTTTGGGTCTTGTACAGATGCTCACGCAGAGTTCCAAAAGCCATGTAATCGTATACAAGAATCATTTCAGAGTTATCTTCACAGTAGCCAATCAGTGAAACAAGATGACGATGACGAAGCTTTGAGAGCATTTCAATCTCAGTCTGAAATTCATGCACACCTTGATCAGAGAGTGGGTTTCCACGCTTAATGGCTACTTTGGTTGTTCCACCATCAATGTCACCCTTGTATACTTTTCCAAAACCTCCCACCCCAAGGAGTCGAGCCTCTTCAAAGTTGTTAGTGGCTGCTTTGATCTCAGCAAATGAGAAGTGACGACAGAGGTTTGATGGGAGGGAGGAAGCACAACTTCGTGTTGTGTTTGTCTTGGCAGAACTTGCAGATTGTGAATACAAAGACAGAGGGAGCCAACCAGATGGCCCTTCACTTGCACTTGAGTCCTTCGGTTGTCTACGGCGGCGTGACACGCAAATAGCAAAGAAACCAAGGACAAGGGCCAAGACAATTCCACCACTAACTCCCCCGGCAATAATTGCTTTCTGGTTATCACTCTTACTCTTGCCATGACCTGATCCAGGTCTAGCCTTCGATGGATCAATGTTCTCCTGGATGGGACGGGGAATGGGATTAGGCCCTCCAAGATTGCCAGTAGAATCATTGATCTTGAAAATCTCGACCCCATTTAGGATTGCATCGTAGTACTGTGGCTTATCAGTAGGCTCTGGATGCAGTGCAAGCCATAGATCCTCCTGCGGGCTCCCATTTGGAACTATTACCACATAATCTCTGTACAGCGGAATTCCATTCCCTTCTGTAATTCCAGCAACGTCAAACGCAGACTCGGCGGTTTGATTATTGAGATAGATATCAAACACTCTCTGATTCAGCTTGGTTATGACTGCAGCAACCTCACAGAAATGTAGCCTCACAAGGTATGAAAATCCAGAATCAATTGAAAAAATCCAAGTCAAATTGTAGTTGAGATTGATGCTGTTATTCGGCCCCATAGACCTGGCTGTGGAATAGACATCAGCTGGTGCAACGTAAGTAGGCATGGTCTTAGGGTAAGCAATGGACATATTGTTATCAGCAAACTCCGGAACTCCAAAGGCTGCTCCAAACAGATAAGGAGTGTCATCATACCAAGACCTAAGCAGACCAGTATCCTGACTCGGCGATATATCTTTTCCACCCACATTCAACCGATAAACATTCTCCAGTGCCGTGCTATTATCAATGGTGTAAGGAGTCGATTGTCCCACAATCATAGCACCATCGGTAGAACTATAGATATCTGGCATGGACACAATCTCGATCCCATTCACAAAGGCATACGCATTCAAGCCACTACCAGAGGGCTTAAAAGTGACATCCAGAGACTCTCCTTCAACATTGACAATAAACTCCTTGGTAACATAAGCATAATCCAAAGCCTCAGTGGTCTGGACAACACTGAAGTTTTTGAGAACAGTATAGGACTCAACCATGACAGAAAAGACAGCACCGGAGGCATTGAGTCCGGCGTAGGAAGCCGGATAAAAGAAAAGACGAACAAACATCCGGCCGGAGGCGACCGGAAATTTGTAAGTGTAATCAGAATGAAAGACCCTGGCAGTCATGAAAGGAATTTGAGGGACTGAAGGGTCTTGAGTTGCAGCAGGGGAAGTGGTGGAGTTTGGGCCGGAGGCAAACTTGGAGCCGATATCCGATGTCCATTTCAGGCCATCGGGATCGGTGGACTCCGGCGGACCGCCGCAGTTTAGCAAGATTTTTTCAGATGGGATGTAATTGGCAGCGAGAATGAAATGGATTGCGGAAGTaaagcaaagaaaaacaaacaagagACACTTCATGACACCCAATTTGGATTTCAGCTCAAAGATCTATGCTTTCTAGCTCAAATCAACAAAGCAACtcagaaaaaaaatcataaatcaaaCTGAGGCTAGTTTGCTAAAAGAGATCAGCTTTTGATCGAGTACTGGGGATGAAGTGGATTTACCTTTTTGAGCAAGAACAGATCTTTCAGCTGAAGATTTGGGTGAGGAGAGGTGTGGAAGGAGCAGAGATTAAAGAATGGAGTTTAACTCCGTCTTGCAAATTTATATGATATTATTGCTGGTTGGTTACTAGTGAACTCGGATGCTTCTCTCTTACTTCAGCGGCGGTGAAACTGAAAATGACGGGTTTGACCTTGCATGCGTTAGAGTAATTGCGGAGTTGCCACCTTTGTCAATACTCGGAAGTGCGTGGTGATAGGAAGACAGATCAGATCAGTGAGGCTAGTGGTGAAGGCGCGTTACGCGTTTGGCTAGGTTGTTCCCATTGGGCCCACTGTGGGCCCGTTCGCCTGGTTGTTAAGAGTTGGAGTCCTTCAGTTCTCAAATCGGGAGCGTCGGCCGGGTTCACTGTATATTATGAGGAATATTTGGAAATTATATACCAccgaaaatagaaaaagaagagtTTGGGTCTCATTGGGGATGTCACGCACCAACAAGGACAAAGAAATTATATTCACATATTTGGTTAGAGCTAAACCAGGAATGATGAGTCTTTCAAGTTTGTAGGGATGATGAATATACGTGATGCAATTATTAGCTTGTGGAAATTTGATATTCGATTTAACCAAATTTACGTAATTACAATTAAATACGGAGGTGAGGTAGAGGAAATTCAAccaatttttgtattttattcaTGCTTTAAGGAAGTATTGGGATTCTGTTGTAAATTTAGGTGTTTGGACTTCAGAGATGCTTTAATATCAAATAGAAAGTTACTTTCTTCTATACCTTGTATCACCGCAGAAGTCTATGGTTTTCTAAATTTCAAAACTCGGATTTGGTCCATGTTCCCATATAACATCTGACCAGAGTGGTCGATCGCGCGTCTAATGCTTCGAGTTGGTCTAAATGCACTAGACAAATCTCACTGTTGGATGACTTGCTGCACACGAGGACTGCAAACTCCCCATGCCATGATTTTTTATTGCAGTCCTGCTCTTGCAGATGAATAGAACCATTCCGCACATTCCTGATTTGAAAAGGTAGGAAGAAATATCAATCAAACTATCACAGGATGGTCATTAACAAATTATAGGGGTACTTGTCCTCCAGTCCTCTTTCACAACCTCGTCCTAATTAAGTGGCACTCtaatgaaaacatctttttttcGTAAGGTTAGAAGTGCGAGAGTTTACACTGACTGaagtaataaaagaaaagaaaaagaaaaaaaaaaaacagatcttCACGTCTGGGTTTCTAGCGTTTTAGCAGCATTATCTAAGCTTAGAAGTGCAACCCTCGCTCTACTTTGTAATTGTCAcaattgatcttttttttttatcagaacaATTGATCTTGCTgattaaattgatttttttaatttttatattttttgaggttatttactttttttaagATTTGGATTGAAAGTATATTCAGTTCAAGAGATAATACAAAGAAATATAAGTACACCCGACTTAGGGCGAAAGCCAGGACATAAACAGTTACCTACTAAATAGGCCGGTTGCCTACAACAATCGCAAAAACGAACTTATAAATCAATCAAAAGAAGTGGAAAAAtatcttcatttcttctcaaACCTATTCTAAAAATGGTCTCATTAAAATTTTGTTCAGATAAAACTCATTAGAACAAAACTCTAAACCGAGAAAACACCACATAATAAGAGCCAAGACTGTAGCTGACCATTGTTGTCTCGGATTGAGACATCTCGCGCTTGGTAAAGATGACTAGAGCCATGATGAAAACATATCAAATGAAGCGGGACACCTTCCGGTGTTAACATGGACGTTGATGTAATCAAATTGAGTCTCCATATGCAGTAATGGGATTAAAAAGATCAATATGGTCAAACGGCCCAAAGATGTAAGGAAtttgataataataataaaaaaaattaaaaaaatataaaaactgAATCAGGTAGTTCGTAGTTTAAatttagggaaaatgatcatttacccaattttaacaacaaaattgcccacttgctccactaacagttttttaactccatttacccaaaacactctaagggattatttccctactatccaattaattctttttatttatttttaagacttttttgccctctcattctttctcacttagagagaaaagtcatcatCCACCATGCTGTGCTCTGGTGACTAGTGGCCGGCAGCGGACTCCGgcaaccggtgaccggaatccggcgatcgATTGACCGGAATTCTGCTACTAGACTGGTGTTGGGATTCCggcatctgaatttattgcctcccaataatacccagtaaccatattattacccctcagtaatcatattattgccccccaataatcatattattgcctcccaaaaatcatattattgcccccccccccagtaatcatattattgcccccctaatactcatattattggctcataataatcatattattgccctaaagtgaaccaaaatgaatacattacagataccaaaaaaaaaaaggtgctcTGGGCACCGGATCTGATGGACCAGGGACGGAGGCACCGGCGATTTGCTGTTTGATCTACCGGAACTGTGAAATTGCACGTGCAAATGGCCGGACCTTGAAGCTCCATAATCGATTGGATTTGGGAGGAGGTTGATGGTGGAGCTCATCGGCAGTGCATGTCGACTTCTCATCGGCGGTTGATGGTGGCCTCTTTCGACTGGTCATTGGAGAAAGCTCTGACGCGGATCGACCTCGTCCACGGCGAGGAGGAGAACGACGACAACACCCGACGTGCCGAGGAGGCGCGCGAGGTTATGCGGTGGGAACTGAGAGTCCTAATCGTGGACGACGGCGATGACGGCGAAGGTGACGATGATGTCGATGAAGATGACGTGgccaagtgaagaagaagggtGTAGCGAATATCGTAGtggattgaagaagaagcaatggGAGTCTGATTCGGATTCCGGCGAGGGCTTGGGTGTGATTCACTCGGTCCATCGAGGCttctaagagagagagagagagagagagagagagagagagagagagagagagagagagagagagagagagagagaatatgatGGTAATAcagtcaatagatgttagattgggtaaatggggttaaaaaattcttagtggagcaagtggacaatttttagatAAAAATTGGGTAACtggtcacggccccttaaaTTTAAATTGATATGGGAAAAACACTGCCCTATATGAGGAAAAGAAACTGCCTAAAACTGTTGACGTCAACCATCTACGACCATCGCATCATCACAAAGAAACCAGTAAAGACTGGCCAACTGGAACTCTACCGCTAAAAATAAGGTAAGGAACAATTACTTGGCAATGAACTATGATCAAAGCTCTCCGCTACCGTATCATCATCGCAATTCCAACAAAGATAAGCCATAATGAAAGACAAACAAACAGATCAGTAACAAATGAATAGAGACATGGAAAGAAAACTACCTGAATGTCGGTAAGGCCATAGGTAGAGGTTTCCAAAAATTGACAGTCAATAGTGCAACACTACCACCAAAGAGGTAGCGAGCACAGACCTCTAACAAAATAAACTTCATATAGATTTAAAGAGGCAAACCCTACATGAACGGACTAGCCAACTAGTGAAACAGAAACATACGACAACGAACACAATTGCCAACAATACGTAAATCATACACACTTATGAAACAAAACTGTCTAATTAAACTAGACACTATCTCCCTGGATCTATCCTTCTACAAAGAAGAGAATTTGGAGGAGGGGGAAAACATTACCATGAAGACATAGAGGGAGGACACAATTGCCTTAATTTTCTTACTTGATTTCCAATTAAGTTGGTAGACTTcacataagtttttttttttttttttgagaatgtggAATTACCATTGATAACAAACAATCAACATACATCAGATGTTACAATACGAGATAGCCATGGAGGATTATCATTGACCCAAACATGAAAGTCGGGAACCATAAGCGCATTCCTTGCTAGAAGGTGCGCCGCCCGATTACAATCATGTAGGACAAAAGTACaataaactgaaaaaaaaaaaaaaacaaaacaaagatttAACTTCTTCAATAAGAGCAATTTTCCTCAATTCTTCAACTGACCAATTTTCCTCCAAACATCCTAAGTCATTGATAATTTCCTTAGCATCCGATTCCAAGATAATATGAGTAAAACCACGTTGCATTGCCACCATTACAGTTCCATGTGCATC
Above is a genomic segment from Rosa chinensis cultivar Old Blush chromosome 3, RchiOBHm-V2, whole genome shotgun sequence containing:
- the LOC112195384 gene encoding receptor-like protein kinase FERONIA; its protein translation is MKCLLFVFLCFTSAIHFILAANYIPSEKILLNCGGPPESTDPDGLKWTSDIGSKFASGPNSTTSPAATQDPSVPQIPFMTARVFHSDYTYKFPVASGRMFVRLFFYPASYAGLNASGAVFSVMVESYTVLKNFSVVQTTEALDYAYVTKEFIVNVEGESLDVTFKPSGSGLNAYAFVNGIEIVSMPDIYSSTDGAMIVGQSTPYTIDNSTALENVYRLNVGGKDISPSQDTGLLRSWYDDTPYLFGAAFGVPEFADNNMSIAYPKTMPTYVAPADVYSTARSMGPNNSINLNYNLTWIFSIDSGFSYLVRLHFCEVAAVITKLNQRVFDIYLNNQTAESAFDVAGITEGNGIPLYRDYVVIVPNGSPQEDLWLALHPEPTDKPQYYDAILNGVEIFKINDSTGNLGGPNPIPRPIQENIDPSKARPGSGHGKSKSDNQKAIIAGGVSGGIVLALVLGFFAICVSRRRRQPKDSSASEGPSGWLPLSLYSQSASSAKTNTTRSCASSLPSNLCRHFSFAEIKAATNNFEEARLLGVGGFGKVYKGDIDGGTTKVAIKRGNPLSDQGVHEFQTEIEMLSKLRHRHLVSLIGYCEDNSEMILVYDYMAFGTLREHLYKTQKPPLPWKQRLEICIGAARGLHYLHTGAKHTIIHRDVKTTNILLDEKWVAKVSDFGLSKTGPTLDNTHVSTVVKGSFGYLDPEYFRRQQLTDKSDVYSFGVVLFEILCARPALNPTLPKEQVSLAEWAAHCHKKGMLDQILDPYLKGKITPECFRKFAETAMKCVSDQSIDRPSMGDVLWNLEFALQLQESAEETGKGIGMDMEEEPFMACKGKKDLDASPGFDGNVTDSRSSGISMSIGGRSLASDDSDGLTPSAVFSQIMNPKGR